Proteins co-encoded in one Deinococcus arcticus genomic window:
- the ychF gene encoding redox-regulated ATPase YchF: MGLAIGIVGLPNVGKSTLFNAITRAGALAANYPFATIEPNVGRVTVPDERLAALSKVFTRGERVPPIIPTFVEFVDIAGLVKGASKGEGLGNQFLANIREADAIAHVVRCFEDGNVVHVAGRVDPTDDIETINTELILADLSGLEKRLQNLQKKAKSGDKDAREQAALAEQIIAVLGEGKPARAAQYDAPIPKEFGLITTKPVIYVANVGEDDLTQDNEHVQKVRDYAAAEGAQVVKISAQIEGELAEMPEDEARAFLEELGVQESGLDQLVKVGYETLGLITFITSGEKEVRAWTIRRGEKAPEAAGEIHSDLERGFIRAEVIEWDKMVEAGGWAPAKAKGWVRTEGKDYVMKDGDIMNVLHNM, encoded by the coding sequence ATGGGATTAGCTATTGGTATTGTTGGCCTGCCCAACGTCGGAAAAAGCACGCTGTTCAACGCCATCACGCGCGCCGGGGCGCTGGCGGCGAACTACCCCTTTGCCACCATCGAGCCCAACGTGGGCCGCGTGACCGTACCCGATGAGCGCCTCGCCGCCCTGAGCAAGGTCTTCACCAGGGGCGAGCGCGTGCCGCCCATCATTCCCACCTTTGTGGAGTTCGTGGATATTGCGGGCCTGGTCAAAGGCGCCAGCAAGGGCGAGGGCCTGGGCAACCAGTTTCTGGCCAACATCCGCGAGGCCGACGCGATTGCCCACGTGGTGCGCTGCTTTGAAGACGGCAACGTGGTGCATGTGGCCGGGCGCGTGGACCCCACCGACGACATCGAGACCATCAACACCGAGCTGATTCTGGCGGACCTCTCGGGCCTGGAAAAGCGCCTGCAGAACCTGCAGAAAAAGGCCAAGAGTGGCGACAAGGACGCGCGTGAGCAGGCGGCTCTGGCTGAGCAGATCATCGCCGTGCTGGGCGAGGGCAAGCCGGCGCGCGCCGCCCAGTACGACGCGCCCATTCCCAAGGAATTCGGCCTGATCACCACCAAGCCCGTGATCTACGTGGCGAACGTGGGCGAGGACGACCTGACGCAGGACAACGAGCACGTGCAGAAGGTGCGCGACTACGCCGCCGCCGAGGGCGCGCAGGTGGTCAAGATCAGCGCCCAGATTGAAGGCGAACTGGCCGAGATGCCCGAGGACGAGGCCCGCGCTTTTCTGGAAGAGCTGGGCGTGCAGGAAAGCGGCCTGGACCAGCTGGTGAAGGTGGGCTACGAGACGCTGGGCCTGATCACCTTCATCACCAGCGGCGAAAAAGAGGTGCGCGCCTGGACCATCCGCAGGGGCGAAAAGGCCCCCGAAGCCGCCGGGGAAATCCACAGCGACCTGGAACGCGGCTTTATCCGCGCCGAGGTGATCGAGTGGGACAAGATGGTGGAAGCGGGCGGCTGGGCCCCCGCCAAGGCCAAGGGCTGGGTCCGCACCGAGGGCAAGGACTACGTGATGAAAGACGGCGACATCATGAACGTGCTGCACAACATGTAG
- a CDS encoding NAD-dependent epimerase/dehydratase family protein codes for MRVLVTGATGFLGGEIARRLAAQGHEVRGLGRDAGRGAWLAQAGVRFVPADLRAADWPELLRGVDGVVHAAARSTLWGRWADFEADNIHPSRELARACAAGGLRLVHISTPSVYNATGHTRAVREDTPVGPRFDSLYARSKFLAEEAVRAALPDATLLRPRGLYGVGDTSIVPRLARALQTGRLPRLTRAEVWTDLTHVRNAAHAAELALARPAPGIYNVTDGQSLPLWATLDRLADALGVPRPARFVPARLLEGAAHLLEWSARLHPARPEPPLTASGVRLLTRPMTLDLTRARERLGYAPVVTPDEGLAEVLAALRGQR; via the coding sequence ATGCGAGTGCTTGTGACCGGCGCAACGGGTTTCCTGGGCGGTGAGATCGCCCGCCGTCTGGCGGCCCAGGGCCATGAGGTGCGCGGCCTGGGCCGGGACGCCGGGCGGGGCGCGTGGCTGGCGCAGGCCGGGGTGCGCTTTGTGCCCGCCGACCTGCGCGCCGCCGACTGGCCCGAATTGCTGCGCGGCGTGGACGGGGTGGTGCACGCGGCGGCCCGCTCCACCCTGTGGGGCCGCTGGGCCGATTTCGAGGCCGACAACATTCACCCCAGCCGCGAACTGGCCCGCGCCTGCGCCGCTGGCGGGCTGCGCCTCGTGCACATCAGCACGCCCAGCGTGTACAACGCGACCGGCCACACCCGCGCGGTGCGCGAGGACACGCCCGTGGGACCCCGCTTTGACAGCCTGTATGCGCGCAGCAAGTTTCTGGCCGAGGAAGCGGTGCGCGCGGCGCTCCCCGACGCCACCCTTCTGCGGCCACGCGGCCTGTACGGGGTGGGCGACACCAGCATCGTGCCCCGGCTGGCGCGCGCCCTGCAGACCGGGCGGCTGCCGCGCCTGACCCGGGCCGAGGTCTGGACCGACCTGACCCACGTGCGCAACGCGGCCCACGCCGCAGAACTGGCTCTGGCCCGCCCGGCCCCGGGGATCTACAACGTGACCGATGGCCAGAGCCTGCCCCTGTGGGCCACCCTGGACCGGCTGGCCGACGCACTGGGCGTGCCCCGTCCGGCCCGGTTCGTGCCCGCGCGGCTGCTGGAGGGCGCGGCGCACCTGCTCGAATGGAGCGCGCGCCTGCACCCCGCCCGGCCCGAGCCCCCCCTGACGGCCAGCGGCGTGCGCCTGCTGACCCGGCCCATGACCCTGGACCTGACCCGCGCCCGCGAGCGGCTGGGGTACGCCCCGGTGGTGACCCCAGACGAGGGGCTGGCCGAGGTCCTCGCGGCTCTGCGGGGGCAGCGGTGA
- the dxs gene encoding 1-deoxy-D-xylulose-5-phosphate synthase: protein MDSPATLTPLLDRVSGPADLKSLPREQLPQLAQELREEIVRVCSVGGLHLASSLGATDLIVALHYVLNSPRDRLLFDVGHQAYAHKMLTGRRAQMPTIKKEGGLSGFTKVSESEHDAITVGHASTSLANALGMAVARDALGQDYRVAAVIGDGALTGGMALAALNTIGDTNRRMLMVLNDNEMSISENVGALNKFMRGLQVQRWFQEGEGAGKKAVEAVSKPLASLMSRAKNSTRHFFDPASVNPFAAMGVRYVGPVDGHNVEELVWLLERLVDLDGPTILHVVTKKGKGLSYAEADPIYWHGPGKFDPATGEFSASKAYSWSNAFGDAVTELAAQDPCTFVITPAMREGSGLVGYSKAHPNRYLDVGIAEEVAVTAAAGMALQGLKPVVAIYSTFLQRAYDQVLHDVAIEHLNVTFAIDRAGIVGADGATHNGVFDLSYLRSIPGVRVGLPRDTAELRGMLKYAQNHPGPFAIRYPRGNTAPVPEGTWPDLDWGTWDTVQAGQDVVILAGGKALEYALKAAAGLDGVGVVNARFVKPLDEALLRELARTARALITVEDNTVVGGFGSAVLEFLNAEGLSVPVRVLGIPDEFQEHATAESVHARAGIDAPAIRTVLAELGVDVPLGV from the coding sequence ATGGACAGCCCCGCAACCCTGACCCCGCTGCTGGACCGGGTGAGTGGCCCCGCCGACCTCAAGAGCCTGCCGCGCGAGCAGTTGCCCCAACTGGCCCAGGAACTGCGCGAGGAGATCGTGCGCGTGTGTTCGGTGGGCGGGCTGCACCTCGCGTCCTCGCTGGGGGCCACCGACCTGATCGTGGCGCTGCATTACGTGCTGAATTCCCCGCGTGACCGCCTGCTGTTCGACGTGGGGCACCAGGCCTACGCCCACAAGATGCTCACCGGGCGCCGCGCCCAGATGCCCACCATCAAGAAAGAGGGGGGGCTGAGCGGCTTTACCAAGGTCAGTGAATCCGAGCACGACGCCATTACGGTGGGGCACGCCAGCACCAGCCTCGCCAACGCGCTGGGCATGGCCGTGGCGCGCGACGCCCTGGGCCAGGACTACCGGGTGGCCGCCGTGATTGGCGACGGCGCCCTGACTGGCGGCATGGCCCTGGCCGCCCTGAACACCATTGGCGACACCAACCGCCGGATGCTGATGGTCCTGAACGACAACGAGATGAGCATCTCCGAGAACGTGGGGGCGCTGAACAAATTCATGCGCGGCCTGCAGGTGCAGCGGTGGTTTCAGGAGGGCGAGGGCGCCGGGAAAAAGGCCGTGGAGGCGGTCAGCAAGCCCCTGGCCAGTCTGATGAGCCGCGCCAAGAACTCTACCCGCCATTTCTTCGACCCGGCCAGCGTGAACCCCTTTGCGGCCATGGGCGTGCGCTATGTGGGGCCGGTGGACGGCCACAACGTGGAAGAACTGGTGTGGCTGCTGGAGCGCTTGGTGGACCTGGACGGGCCCACCATCCTGCATGTGGTGACCAAGAAGGGCAAGGGCCTCAGTTATGCCGAGGCCGATCCCATCTACTGGCACGGCCCCGGCAAGTTTGACCCAGCCACCGGCGAATTCAGCGCCAGCAAGGCGTATTCCTGGAGCAACGCTTTCGGGGACGCCGTGACCGAGCTGGCCGCACAGGACCCCTGCACCTTCGTGATTACCCCCGCCATGCGCGAGGGCAGCGGGCTGGTGGGGTACAGCAAGGCGCACCCCAACCGCTACCTGGATGTGGGCATTGCCGAGGAAGTGGCGGTGACGGCGGCGGCAGGCATGGCGCTGCAGGGCCTGAAACCGGTCGTGGCGATCTACTCCACCTTCCTGCAGCGCGCCTATGACCAGGTGCTGCACGACGTGGCGATTGAGCACCTGAACGTGACCTTCGCCATTGACCGCGCCGGCATTGTGGGGGCCGACGGCGCCACCCACAACGGCGTCTTTGACCTGAGCTACCTGCGCTCTATTCCCGGCGTGCGCGTGGGCCTGCCCCGGGACACCGCCGAACTGCGCGGCATGCTCAAGTACGCCCAGAACCACCCCGGCCCCTTTGCCATCCGCTACCCGCGCGGCAACACCGCTCCCGTCCCCGAAGGCACCTGGCCGGACCTGGACTGGGGCACCTGGGACACCGTGCAGGCCGGGCAGGACGTGGTCATTCTGGCCGGCGGCAAGGCGCTGGAGTACGCCCTCAAGGCGGCGGCTGGCCTGGACGGGGTGGGCGTGGTGAATGCCCGTTTCGTCAAACCGCTGGACGAGGCCCTGCTGCGCGAACTGGCCCGCACGGCCCGCGCCCTGATCACCGTGGAGGACAACACCGTGGTGGGCGGCTTCGGCAGCGCGGTGCTGGAATTCCTGAACGCCGAGGGCCTGTCGGTTCCGGTGCGCGTGCTGGGCATTCCCGATGAGTTCCAGGAACACGCCACCGCCGAGAGCGTGCACGCCCGCGCCGGCATTGACGCCCCGGCGATTCGCACCGTACTGGCGGAGCTGGGGGTGGACGTTCCTCTGGGGGTGTAG
- a CDS encoding glutamate-5-semialdehyde dehydrogenase, which translates to MSQTEAPSIRLMGTRARAAARVLRSLPTARKVAALAAIAAGLRAQAGVILAANAQDVAAAVAAGLPEPMVARLRLSPAALEGIAADVEAVSRLPDPVGETGPVQTQPSGIRVSTRRVPLGVLGVIYESRPNVTVDVAALALMSGNAVILRGGKETGRSNAALEEVIHAALRAQGLLADAVQVIRDPARGRMLELLKLDDLVDAIIPRGGAGLHRFCVENATVPVIVGGIGVVHVYLDASFARTPGDRAKAAALLHNAKVQKPSACNALDTLLLDRAALSTLPELVRPLVADAVTLRADPETLAVLQAAGVPAQAAAEADYGTEFLSLTLSIKTVSGLDEALDFIAAHGNHTDVILTRDPAQAERFVQDVDSAAVMVNASPRFNDGGQLGLGAEVAISTQKLHARGPMGLRELTTTKWVVEGEGAIRR; encoded by the coding sequence ATGAGCCAGACCGAAGCCCCCAGCATTCGCCTCATGGGCACGCGGGCCCGGGCGGCGGCCCGTGTGCTGCGTTCGCTGCCCACCGCGCGCAAGGTGGCGGCCCTGGCGGCCATCGCCGCTGGGCTACGGGCCCAGGCCGGGGTGATCCTGGCCGCCAATGCGCAGGATGTGGCGGCGGCTGTGGCGGCGGGCCTGCCCGAGCCAATGGTCGCCCGCCTTCGCCTGAGCCCGGCCGCCTTAGAAGGCATCGCCGCCGATGTGGAGGCGGTGTCGCGCCTGCCGGACCCGGTGGGGGAGACCGGTCCGGTGCAGACCCAGCCCAGCGGCATCCGGGTGAGCACCCGCCGCGTGCCGCTGGGCGTGCTGGGCGTGATCTACGAGAGCCGCCCGAACGTGACGGTGGACGTGGCGGCCCTGGCCCTGATGAGCGGCAACGCCGTCATTCTGCGCGGCGGCAAGGAAACGGGGCGCAGCAACGCCGCGCTGGAAGAGGTGATTCACGCGGCGCTGCGGGCCCAGGGCCTGCTGGCCGACGCGGTGCAGGTGATCCGCGACCCGGCGCGCGGGCGCATGCTGGAGCTGCTGAAACTGGACGATCTGGTGGACGCCATCATTCCGCGCGGCGGCGCTGGCCTGCACCGCTTCTGCGTGGAGAACGCCACCGTGCCCGTGATCGTGGGCGGGATTGGCGTGGTGCACGTGTACCTGGATGCCTCGTTCGCCCGTACGCCCGGGGACCGCGCGAAAGCTGCCGCCCTCCTGCACAACGCCAAGGTGCAGAAACCCAGCGCCTGCAACGCCCTGGATACGCTGCTCCTCGACCGCGCGGCGCTGAGCACGCTGCCCGAACTCGTGCGCCCTCTGGTGGCCGATGCCGTGACCCTGCGCGCCGACCCCGAAACCCTGGCAGTCCTGCAGGCGGCCGGCGTGCCCGCTCAGGCTGCCGCCGAGGCTGATTACGGCACCGAATTCCTGAGTCTCACCCTCAGCATCAAGACCGTCTCTGGGCTGGATGAGGCCCTGGATTTCATCGCCGCCCACGGCAACCACACCGACGTGATCCTGACCCGCGACCCCGCCCAGGCCGAGCGCTTCGTGCAGGACGTGGACTCGGCCGCCGTGATGGTCAACGCCAGCCCCCGCTTCAACGACGGCGGCCAGCTGGGCCTGGGCGCCGAGGTGGCCATCAGCACCCAGAAGCTGCATGCCCGGGGCCCCATGGGCCTGCGGGAACTGACGACGACGAAGTGGGTGGTGGAAGGGGAAGGCGCGATAAGGCGTTGA
- a CDS encoding class I SAM-dependent methyltransferase, whose amino-acid sequence MTVPAYDAVADFYVAFVDRLLADPGSFWHPLLERYDELLGPDLSGACVLDIACGEGHLARRLCTFGPASVLGIDLAPALIEVATKRADDPRLSFRVDDAQTLATIPDASVDVAVSKLALMDIADHRALFQATARVLVPGGRFLLSLLHPCFETPFHEERAPRFLLDDTGRRLAYRIQAYAQEGPWHSGGSGVRGRLGAHHRTLSTLVNDLLAAGLTLRGLYEVTSAPVGLLSQVPQTLLLDAQRPD is encoded by the coding sequence GTGACCGTACCGGCCTACGACGCGGTGGCGGATTTTTACGTGGCGTTCGTGGACCGGTTGCTGGCTGACCCGGGCAGCTTCTGGCACCCGCTGCTGGAACGGTATGACGAGCTGCTGGGCCCAGACCTGTCCGGCGCCTGCGTGCTGGACATCGCCTGCGGGGAAGGCCACCTGGCCCGGCGCCTGTGTACGTTCGGACCGGCTTCGGTGCTGGGCATTGATCTGGCGCCCGCACTGATTGAGGTGGCCACCAAGCGCGCCGACGATCCTCGCCTGAGTTTCCGGGTAGACGACGCGCAGACACTGGCCACCATCCCCGACGCCTCGGTGGACGTGGCAGTGTCCAAGCTGGCCCTGATGGACATTGCCGACCACCGCGCCTTGTTTCAGGCCACAGCGCGCGTGCTGGTGCCGGGGGGCCGGTTCCTGTTGTCGCTGCTGCACCCCTGCTTCGAGACGCCCTTTCATGAAGAGCGGGCGCCCCGGTTTCTCCTGGACGACACCGGAAGGCGCCTCGCCTACCGCATTCAGGCCTATGCCCAGGAAGGCCCCTGGCATTCGGGTGGCAGCGGGGTGCGCGGTCGCCTGGGGGCCCACCACCGCACACTCTCCACGCTGGTCAACGACCTGCTGGCCGCCGGTTTGACCCTGCGCGGCCTGTATGAGGTGACCAGTGCCCCGGTGGGCCTGCTGTCGCAGGTGCCGCAGACCCTGCTGCTGGACGCCCAGCGCCCGGACTAA
- a CDS encoding MBL fold metallo-hydrolase, producing the protein MSPVRVIPLQAGDCLNLAAITERGAPWRVQAYPAGFALLLHPLHGPVLFDTGYGAPALQAMRRWPGVLYGLVTPVRLRPQDTARAQLAVMGFAPQEVRHIIVSHLHADHVGGLRDFPHATFHLDRAAYEPLRPLRGLKAVRRAFLPETLPGDFEARARWLTFQAAPAELAPFSQVADVFGDGSVWAAPLPGHAPGMVGLLVPEARGLTVLAADAAWSVRAAREVHPPHPLARAAFFDPAQEEASGARLRAFLKAHPGARVQVSHDAPESWP; encoded by the coding sequence GTGAGCCCCGTGCGCGTGATCCCGCTGCAGGCGGGGGACTGCCTGAACCTCGCGGCGATCACCGAGCGCGGGGCCCCGTGGCGCGTGCAGGCGTACCCGGCGGGCTTTGCGCTGCTGCTGCACCCGCTGCATGGCCCGGTGCTGTTCGATACCGGTTACGGCGCCCCCGCGCTGCAGGCCATGCGCCGCTGGCCGGGCGTGCTGTACGGCCTGGTGACCCCGGTGCGGCTGCGCCCGCAGGACACCGCCCGCGCTCAGCTGGCCGTGATGGGGTTCGCGCCGCAGGAGGTGCGCCACATCATCGTCTCGCACCTGCACGCCGACCATGTGGGGGGCCTGCGCGACTTTCCGCACGCCACCTTTCACCTGGACCGCGCCGCCTACGAGCCGCTGCGCCCACTGCGGGGCCTGAAGGCCGTGCGCCGCGCCTTTTTGCCCGAAACCCTGCCCGGCGATTTCGAGGCCCGCGCCCGCTGGCTCACCTTTCAGGCGGCCCCAGCTGAACTGGCGCCCTTCTCCCAGGTGGCCGACGTGTTCGGGGACGGCTCGGTGTGGGCCGCGCCACTGCCTGGCCACGCGCCCGGCATGGTGGGCCTGCTGGTCCCCGAGGCCCGGGGCCTGACCGTGCTGGCCGCCGACGCCGCCTGGAGCGTGCGCGCCGCCCGCGAGGTGCACCCGCCCCACCCGCTGGCCCGAGCCGCCTTTTTCGACCCGGCGCAGGAGGAGGCCAGTGGGGCCCGGTTGCGCGCCTTTCTGAAGGCCCATCCCGGCGCACGCGTTCAGGTGAGCCACGACGCCCCGGAGAGCTGGCCATGA
- the mnmE gene encoding tRNA uridine-5-carboxymethylaminomethyl(34) synthesis GTPase MnmE produces MSSRTGLSDTIAAIATAPGSAGVGIVRVSGPQALAVADGLFRGRRVPSATPGGRFLFGHFLDSAGEVLDEGLCLVFRAPRSFTGEDVAEFQTHGSPAVLAGVLSGALALGARPARPGEFTLRAYLHGRLDLTQAEAVLHLVDAQTDAARRQASLGLSGALRGRVQRVSAQVTRTLAAVQALLDYPEEGVPEEDRAAPLAQAERELQDLVRTAHAGRLATRGARLALIGRPNAGKSSLLNALVGYERSIVTPLPGTTRDYLEAGLELAGVPVTLVDTAGIRETGDQIEAAGVQQARQLAEAADLVLVLEDGSRPREPLDAELPAGGRVLRLRTKADLTVAWTDPQALDVSAVTGQGLPELRAAIGAALLGDAARGEAWLTTERQADAARRALAHIQAAQTLPDDLASYELEEALQALAELTGQDVQEDVVDAVFRNFCVGK; encoded by the coding sequence GTGAGTTCGCGCACTGGCCTGTCCGACACCATCGCTGCCATTGCCACTGCGCCGGGCAGCGCGGGCGTGGGGATCGTGCGGGTGAGTGGCCCGCAGGCGCTGGCGGTGGCCGACGGGTTGTTCCGGGGGCGGCGCGTGCCTTCGGCCACACCCGGGGGCCGCTTTCTGTTCGGGCATTTTCTGGACAGTGCGGGCGAGGTGCTGGACGAGGGCCTGTGTCTGGTGTTCCGTGCGCCGCGCTCCTTTACGGGCGAGGACGTGGCCGAGTTTCAGACCCACGGCAGCCCCGCTGTGCTGGCCGGGGTCCTGTCGGGGGCGCTGGCTCTGGGCGCCCGGCCTGCGCGCCCCGGGGAATTTACCCTGCGCGCCTACCTGCACGGCCGCCTGGACCTGACCCAGGCCGAGGCGGTGCTGCACCTGGTGGACGCCCAGACCGACGCCGCCCGGCGGCAGGCCAGCCTGGGCCTGAGCGGCGCCCTGCGCGGGCGGGTGCAGCGCGTGAGCGCCCAGGTGACCCGCACCCTGGCCGCCGTGCAGGCCCTGCTGGACTATCCCGAAGAGGGCGTGCCCGAGGAAGACCGCGCCGCGCCACTGGCCCAGGCCGAGCGCGAGTTGCAGGACCTGGTGCGCACCGCCCACGCCGGGCGCCTGGCCACGCGCGGCGCCCGGCTGGCCCTGATTGGCCGCCCCAACGCGGGCAAAAGCAGCCTGCTCAACGCCCTGGTGGGCTACGAACGCTCCATTGTGACGCCGCTGCCCGGCACCACCCGCGACTATCTGGAAGCTGGCCTGGAACTGGCCGGGGTGCCAGTGACGCTGGTGGACACGGCCGGCATCCGCGAGACCGGGGACCAGATCGAGGCGGCGGGCGTGCAACAGGCCCGCCAGTTGGCGGAGGCCGCCGATCTGGTGCTGGTGCTGGAAGACGGCAGCCGCCCCCGCGAGCCCCTGGACGCCGAGTTGCCCGCTGGGGGCCGCGTGCTGCGCCTGCGCACCAAGGCCGACCTGACCGTGGCCTGGACCGACCCACAGGCCCTGGACGTGAGCGCCGTGACCGGCCAGGGCCTGCCCGAACTGCGCGCGGCCATTGGGGCGGCCCTGCTGGGCGACGCCGCCCGGGGCGAAGCGTGGCTGACCACCGAGCGCCAGGCCGACGCCGCCCGCCGCGCGCTGGCCCACATCCAGGCCGCCCAGACCCTTCCCGACGATCTGGCCAGTTATGAGCTGGAAGAAGCCCTGCAGGCCCTGGCCGAGCTGACCGGCCAGGACGTGCAGGAGGACGTGGTGGACGCGGTGTTCCGGAATTTCTGTGTGGGGAAGTGA
- a CDS encoding PspA/IM30 family protein encodes MTILDRLSRLLRANVNDLISRAEDPGKIIDQALRDMRAAYTEARSEVAEAMSQNAKLEREASTNRRMSSEYEKKAEEALRGGSEELAREALRRAQNAKDLAAGFEEQLHTQTQTVEQLKTQLRALEAKIDEMEGKKTLLAARQKTAQAGATLDRVSGFDKAGGAMDAFEEMEAKVAGLEDRNRAVTQLRQEGDLDAQLKDLGRNRELDDAFAALKAKVQGEGTGNPGS; translated from the coding sequence ATGACCATTCTCGACCGTCTGTCCCGACTGCTGCGCGCCAACGTCAATGACCTGATCAGCCGCGCCGAGGACCCGGGCAAGATCATTGATCAGGCCCTGCGCGACATGCGCGCCGCCTACACCGAGGCCCGCAGCGAAGTGGCCGAGGCCATGAGCCAGAACGCCAAACTGGAGCGCGAGGCCAGCACCAACCGCCGCATGAGCAGCGAGTACGAGAAAAAGGCCGAGGAGGCCCTGCGCGGCGGCAGCGAGGAGCTGGCCCGTGAGGCCCTGCGCCGCGCCCAGAACGCCAAGGACCTGGCCGCCGGCTTTGAAGAGCAGCTGCACACCCAGACCCAGACGGTCGAGCAGCTCAAGACCCAGCTGCGCGCCCTGGAAGCCAAGATTGACGAGATGGAAGGCAAAAAGACCCTGCTGGCCGCCCGGCAGAAGACCGCGCAGGCCGGGGCCACCCTGGACCGGGTGTCGGGCTTTGACAAGGCGGGCGGGGCCATGGACGCCTTTGAAGAGATGGAAGCCAAGGTGGCGGGCCTGGAAGACCGTAACCGCGCCGTGACCCAGCTGCGCCAGGAAGGGGACCTTGACGCCCAGCTCAAGGATCTGGGCCGCAACCGCGAACTGGACGACGCCTTTGCCGCCCTGAAGGCCAAGGTGCAGGGCGAGGGCACCGGGAACCCGGGCAGCTAA
- a CDS encoding saccharopine dehydrogenase family protein, whose amino-acid sequence MSKVIIIGAGGVANVTAKKCAQNDSVFTEVLIATRTVSKADKIVAEIKEHMPHSKTAFTTATVDADNVPELVALIRGFGPAVVINLALPYQDLTIMDACLETGVHYLDTANYEPKDVAKFEYSWQWAYQDRFREKGLMALLGCGFDPGATQAFTAYHAKHHFQEIHYLDIVDCNNGNHGKAFATNFNPEINIREITANGRYWENGQWVETQPLEISQDIYYPKVATRKSFVLYHEELESLVKHFPTIKRARFWMTFGEAYIKHLNVLEGIGMTSIEPIDFRGQKIAPIEFLKAVLPAPESLAAGYTGQTCIGVQAKGTGKDGQPKVHFIYNVKDHTECYREVQAQGVSYTTGVPAMIGAMLMLRGDWLQPGVWNVEQLDPDPFFAAMNEWGLPIDELAGIELVKD is encoded by the coding sequence ATGAGCAAGGTCATCATCATCGGAGCCGGCGGCGTGGCCAACGTCACTGCCAAGAAGTGTGCCCAGAACGACAGCGTCTTCACGGAGGTGCTGATCGCCACCCGGACGGTGAGCAAGGCCGACAAGATCGTGGCCGAGATCAAAGAACACATGCCGCACAGCAAGACGGCATTCACGACCGCCACCGTAGACGCCGACAACGTGCCGGAACTGGTGGCGTTGATTCGTGGCTTCGGGCCTGCGGTGGTCATCAACCTCGCGCTGCCCTACCAGGACCTGACCATCATGGACGCCTGCCTGGAAACCGGCGTGCACTACCTGGACACCGCCAACTACGAGCCCAAGGACGTGGCGAAGTTCGAATACTCCTGGCAGTGGGCCTACCAGGACCGCTTCAGGGAAAAGGGGCTGATGGCGCTGCTGGGCTGCGGCTTCGACCCCGGCGCCACCCAGGCGTTTACCGCCTACCATGCCAAGCACCACTTCCAGGAGATTCATTACCTGGACATCGTGGACTGCAACAACGGCAACCACGGCAAGGCGTTTGCCACCAACTTCAACCCGGAAATCAACATCCGCGAAATCACGGCGAACGGCCGCTACTGGGAAAACGGGCAGTGGGTGGAAACCCAGCCGCTGGAAATCTCCCAGGACATCTATTACCCCAAGGTGGCCACCCGCAAGAGCTTTGTTCTGTACCACGAGGAGCTGGAATCGCTGGTCAAGCACTTCCCCACCATCAAGCGCGCCCGCTTCTGGATGACCTTTGGGGAAGCGTACATCAAGCACCTGAACGTCCTTGAGGGCATTGGCATGACCTCCATTGAGCCGATTGACTTCCGGGGCCAGAAGATTGCGCCTATTGAGTTCCTGAAAGCGGTGCTGCCGGCCCCCGAGTCGCTGGCGGCGGGCTACACCGGCCAGACCTGTATTGGCGTGCAGGCCAAGGGCACCGGCAAGGACGGCCAGCCCAAGGTGCACTTCATTTACAACGTCAAGGACCACACCGAGTGCTACCGCGAGGTGCAGGCGCAGGGCGTGAGCTACACCACGGGCGTGCCCGCCATGATTGGCGCCATGCTGATGCTGCGCGGCGACTGGCTGCAGCCCGGCGTGTGGAACGTGGAGCAGCTGGACCCCGATCCCTTCTTCGCCGCCATGAACGAGTGGGGCCTGCCCATTGACGAACTGGCCGGCATTGAGCTGGTCAAGGACTGA